One window of the Carassius auratus strain Wakin chromosome 20, ASM336829v1, whole genome shotgun sequence genome contains the following:
- the fam102bb gene encoding EEIG family member 2, protein MMKKKKFKFRVDFELDELSSVPFVNGVLFCKVRLLDGGFSEESSRETVQANCVRWRKRFSFPCKMSANAGTGVLDPCVCRVSVRKELKGGKTYAKLGFADLNLAEFAGSGSTTRRCLLEGYDTKNTRQDNSILKVIISTQLMSGDPCFKTPPSTAMVIGIQGDAESLLEDRKGGDTQKPFLSLSETSGKCGSLPDELGLFGHSRTSSYASQQSKVSGYSTSHSRSSSLSEFSHRRNTSIGSASTGIASIPEPSEESDQTTVPPAAPGGCAAVPEHPSTPDRAASRYPVKQDSMESQLKRVDATRVDADDVVEKILQSQDFTHSLLDSSAEEEGLRLFVGPGGSTAFGSHHLPARVGAGAYEQVVIKR, encoded by the exons atgatgaagaaaaaaaagtttaagttcAGAGTTGATTTTGAGCTGGACGAGCTGTCGTCGGTTCCGTTCGTCAACGGAGTTCTGTTCTGTAAAGTCCGGCTGCTCGACGGTGGATTCTCGGAGGAGTCGTCGCG TGAGACGGTCCAGGCAAACTGTGTACGCTGGAGAAAAAGATTCTCCTTCCCCTGTAAAATGAGCGCTAACGCTGGAACAGGAGTCCTTGACCCCTGTGTGTGTCGAGTTTCTGTCAGAAAG GAACTGAAAGGTGGAAAGACTTATGCAAAG CTGGGTTTTGCTGATCTTAACCTGGCGGAGTTTGCCGGTTCGGGTAGCACCACACGCAGGTGTCTGCTGGAGGGTTATGACACCAAGAACACTAGACAGGACAACTCCATCCTTAAG GTGATTATCAGCACACAGCTGATGTCTGGGGACCCCTGTTTCAAAAC GCCTCCATCCACCGCAATGGTAATAGGCATTCAGGGTGATGCAGAGAGCCTGCTGGAAGACAGGAAAGGAGGAGACACCCAGAAACCTTTTCTGAGTCTCTCAG AGACATCAGGGAAGTGTGGCTCTCTGCCCGATGAGCTCGGGCTGTTCGGACACTCTCGAACGTCCAGTTATGCTAGCCAGCAGTCCAAAGTATCAG GCTATAGTACAAGTCACTCACGTTCCTCCAGTCTGTCGGAGTTCTCCCACAGGAGGAACACTTCGATCGGCAGCGCTTCCACCGGCATTGCCAGCATCCCTGAGCCCAGTGAGGAGAGTGACCAAACTACAGTGCCCCCTGCAGCCCCGGGGGGCTGCGCTGCTGTGCCTGAACACCCATCAACCCCTGACAGAGCTGCCAGCAG GTACCCAGTGAAACAAGACTCAATGGAGTCTCAGCTGAAGAGGGTGGATGCCACACGGGTGGATGCCGATGACGTGGTAGAGAAGATTCTTCAAAGCCAGGACTTCACCCACAGTCTGCTAGACTCCAGCGCTGAAG aggaaGGTCTGCGTTTGTTTGTGGGTCCTGGTGGGAGCACAGCATTTGGTAGCCATCACCTTCCTGCCAG ggttggagctggtGCATATGAACAGGTGGTGATCAAACGCTAG
- the henmt1 gene encoding small RNA 2'-O-methyltransferase → MTTPFSPPLYMQRYQFVIDYVKTYRPKKVIDFGCAECCLLKKLKFHRNGIQLLVGVDINSVVLLKRMHTLAPLISDYLQPSDGPLTIELYQGSVTEREPCTRGFDLVTCVELIEHLELVEVASFSEVVFGYMSPGAVIVSTPNSEFNPLLPGLRGFRNYDHKFEWTRAEFQTWAHNVCRDYGYSVHFTGVGEAVGHWREVGFCTQIAVFQRNFHDSMSNAERLEPSVYRLMYKVVYPSLSDNNIYQRTLVNEVLYEAQHLRQEWLSRMDSSNNAHFCAPPLMHLFQHGAEGGTRDWQPVYQQGGTICVPLACVWSSPRVRALCGSVQRLRQELLEDERVRMSADGTVLNLPAAEEEEEEKEVEEEEDVKAVSVVANSVEEDWDRELGCCGNI, encoded by the exons ATGACTACGCCGTTTTCTCCTCCGCTTTACATGCAGCGATACCAGTTTGTTATCGACTATGTGAAAACTTACCGACCTAAGAAG GTCATCGATTTCGGATGCGCAGAATGTTGCTTACTAAAAAAGCTTAAGTTTCACCGCAACGGTATACAGTTACTCGTTGGAGTTGATATCAACAGCGTCGTCCTCCTGAAGAGAAT gCACACATTGGCTCCACTTATAAGTGATTATCTACAGCCAAGTGATGGGCCTTTGACCATTGAGTTGTATCAAGGCTCTGTCACAGAAAGGGAGCCCTGCACCAGAGGATTTGATCTTGTGACATGTGTCGAGTT AATCGAACACCTGGAGCTTGTGGAGGTGGCAAGCTTTTCTGAGGTGGTGTTTGGCTACATGTCACCAGGTGCCGTGATCGTAAGCACACCAAACTCAGAGTTCAACCCACTGCTGCCGGGCCTGAGAGGCTTCAGGAACTATGACCACAAGTTCGAATGGACCAGAGCGGAGTTTCAAACTTG GGCTCACAATGTGTGTAGAGACTATGGCTACTCCGTGCATTTCACGGGAGTTGGAGAAGCTGTTGGCCACTGGAGAGAAGTGGGATTCTGTACCCAGATTGCCGTGTTCCAGAGGAATTTCCATGATTCCATGAGCAATGCTGAGCGCTTGGAACCCTCAGTCTACAGACTG ATGTACAAAGTAGTGTATCCGAGCCTAAGTGATAACAACATCTACCAGAGAACTTTAGTTAATGAAGTCTTGTATGAGGCACAACACCTGAGACAGGAATGGCTGAGCAGAATGGACTCCAGCAATAATGCACACTTCTGTGCTCCTCCATTAATGCACTTATTCCAGCATGGGGCTGAAGGAGGTACACGTGACTGGCAGCCTGTCTACCAGCAAGGTGGCACAATTTGTGTTCCTTTGGCATGTGTGTGGTCCAGTCCCAGAGTGAGAGCGCTTTGTGGGAGCGTGCAGCGTCTCCGGCAGGAACTGCTGGAGGATGAGCGAGTGAGGATGAGCGCTGATGGAACGGTGCTAAACCTGCCTGCtgctgaggaggaggaagaggagaaggaggtggaggaagaggaagatgtgaaagCAGTATCAGTTGTAGCAAACAGTGTGGAGGAGGACTGGGATAGGGAGCTTGGGTGTTGTGGAAATATATAA
- the ppil6 gene encoding putative inactive peptidyl-prolyl cis-trans isomerase-like 6, producing the protein MASTVHLEIVGLLNKHNFQIAKSIAEGLKNKFSESFDDPTIRPLLECDWHDYLSNKKRELKGEVWQYNGCLMSFANGQLLGDERKLSSWAEKEWKFSFHRPQALYKALAEEYYTSNLRSTGHIFVYMDIESGGEAFGRLLFELFSDLCPKTCRNFKALCTGEAGLSKSNLELSYKGSVFHRVVPNGWLQGGDISPERKGTGGESIYGPTFEDENFVVSHIKRGILGMANQGAHSNGSQFYITLQPALWMDHKYVAFGKLVEGTEVLKRLEAVPTYNERPKQDCKISACGVFEP; encoded by the exons ATGGCATCCACTGTACATTTAGAGATCGTCGgtcttttaaataaacataattttcaaaTAGCCAAAAGCATTGCCGAG GGACTGAAAAATAAATTCTCGGAGTCATTTGATGATCCAACAATTCGCCCGTTGCTGGAATGTGACTGGCATGACTATTTATCGAATAAAAAGAGG GAGCTGAAAGGGGAGGTCTGGCAGTACAATGGCTGTCTAATGTCGTTCGCCAACGGTCAGTTGCTCGGAGATGAGAGGAAACTGTCCAGCTGGGCAGAGAAAGAGTGGAAGTTTTCTTTCCATCGACCACAGGCGCTTTATAAAGCACTTGCTGAGGAGTATTACACCAGCAACCTGCGTAGCACAGGG catatttttgtttatatggaTATTGAAAGCGGCGGAGAGGCATTTGGCAGACTGTTGTTTGAG CTGTTCTCAGACCTGTGTCCAAAGACGTGTAGGAATTTTAAGGCCTTGTGCACTGGAGAGGCAGGTTTGTCCAAGAGTAACCTTGAGTTGAGCTATAAAGGCTCAGTTTTCCACAGAGTTGTTCCAAATGGCTGGCTGCAGGGTGGAG ATATTTCACCTGAAAGGAAAGGCACTGGTGGGGAGTCTATCTATGGCCCAACATTTGAGG ATGAGAATTTTGTTGTATCCCACATCAAGCGTGGCATTCTGGGAATGGCTAATCAAGGTGCTCATAGCAACGGCTCTCAGTTCTACATCACACTACAGCCAGCCTTATGGATGGACCACAAATATGTGGCTTTTGG aAAACTTGTTGAGGGCACAGAGGTTCTGAAGAGACTAGAGGCAGTGCCCACCTACAACGAGAGACCCAAACAGGACTGCAAAATATCTGCATGTGGAGTATTTGAGCCCTGA